In Arsenicicoccus sp. oral taxon 190, the following are encoded in one genomic region:
- a CDS encoding Gfo/Idh/MocA family protein, whose amino-acid sequence MTTLRAGLIGLGMMGRHHARVLGSLEGVELVAVADPGGDVHGVAGGRPVLGTIEELLDQRLDYCMVAAPTGLHEEIGLQLAEAGVHCMVEKPLAHDTASAERLAAAYTEKGLVGAVGHIERYNPALQQARARIEAGDLGDIYQVATRRQGPFPGRIADVGVVKDLGTHDIDLTAWVTQQEYVSMSARTTTRSGRPHEDMVSAVGLLSKGTITSHLVNWLSPLKERTTVITGEKGAFVADTLHADLTFFANGNVETTWDDVSRFRGVSEGDVVRYAFPKPEPLRVEHEAFRDAVLGKESDIVTMEQGLATVRVAEAMIESARTGQVITL is encoded by the coding sequence ATGACGACGCTGCGCGCCGGCCTCATCGGCCTCGGCATGATGGGTCGCCACCACGCCCGCGTGCTCGGCTCCCTGGAGGGCGTGGAGCTCGTCGCCGTCGCCGACCCGGGCGGTGACGTCCACGGCGTCGCGGGCGGACGCCCCGTGCTGGGCACCATCGAGGAGCTGCTCGACCAGCGGCTCGACTACTGCATGGTGGCGGCGCCGACCGGCCTGCACGAGGAGATCGGCCTCCAGCTCGCCGAGGCCGGCGTGCACTGCATGGTCGAGAAGCCGCTCGCCCACGACACCGCCTCCGCCGAGCGGCTGGCGGCGGCATACACGGAGAAGGGCCTGGTCGGGGCCGTCGGCCACATCGAGCGCTACAACCCGGCGCTGCAGCAGGCACGGGCCCGCATCGAGGCCGGTGACCTGGGCGACATCTACCAGGTCGCGACGCGCCGGCAGGGTCCGTTCCCGGGGCGCATCGCAGACGTCGGGGTGGTCAAGGACCTCGGCACCCACGACATCGACCTGACGGCGTGGGTCACCCAGCAGGAGTACGTCTCGATGTCGGCGCGCACGACCACGCGCTCCGGGCGCCCGCACGAGGACATGGTCTCCGCGGTGGGGCTGCTGTCGAAGGGCACCATCACCTCCCACCTGGTCAACTGGCTGTCGCCGCTCAAGGAGCGCACGACGGTCATCACCGGGGAGAAGGGCGCCTTCGTCGCGGACACCCTCCACGCCGACCTGACCTTCTTCGCCAACGGCAACGTGGAGACGACCTGGGACGACGTGTCGCGGTTCCGCGGGGTCTCTGAGGGCGACGTGGTGCGCTACGCCTTCCCCAAGCCGGAGCCGCTGCGGGTCGAGCACGAGGCCTTCCGCGACGCCGTGCTCGGCAAGGAGTCGGACATCGTCACGATGGAGCAGGGCCTCGCGACGGTTCGCGTCGCCGAGGCGATGATCGAGTCGGCCAGGACGGGCCAGGTCATCACCCTCTGA
- a CDS encoding GOLPH3/VPS74 family protein — protein sequence MQLAEELLLLLTDDETGRMAVPERTLDLAVAGGALSELGAVERVRVVQEHEHVLGSLGQPVQSGRLVIDDEVSHTPDPVLDGALEVFRGMQGRKLTNVLPIMGRALYPTLHRDLAEQGVLRREAPQRQSMIPRTSWVAVDSSHEDAIRRHLGDVLLRDAEPDDRARHLIGLLHAIGAVLVAMPELEVDRERALQTALEVRSLTDVHGPCGRVLAAVDELMAR from the coding sequence ATGCAGCTGGCCGAGGAACTCCTGCTCCTGCTCACCGACGACGAGACGGGCCGGATGGCGGTGCCGGAGCGGACGCTGGACCTGGCCGTCGCCGGGGGCGCGCTGAGCGAGCTCGGCGCCGTGGAGCGGGTCCGGGTGGTCCAGGAGCACGAGCACGTGCTGGGGTCGCTGGGGCAGCCGGTGCAGTCCGGGCGCCTGGTCATCGACGACGAGGTCTCGCACACGCCCGATCCCGTCCTGGACGGCGCGCTCGAGGTGTTCCGGGGGATGCAGGGGCGCAAGCTCACCAACGTGCTGCCCATCATGGGGCGGGCGCTCTACCCGACGCTGCACCGCGATCTTGCCGAGCAGGGGGTGCTGCGCCGGGAGGCGCCGCAGCGGCAGTCGATGATCCCGCGCACGTCGTGGGTCGCCGTCGACTCGTCCCACGAGGACGCCATACGGCGTCACCTGGGCGACGTGCTGCTGCGCGACGCCGAGCCCGACGACCGGGCGCGCCACCTGATCGGTCTGCTGCACGCGATCGGGGCGGTGCTGGTCGCCATGCCGGAGCTGGAGGTCGACCGTGAGCGGGCGCTGCAGACGGCCCTCGAGGTGCGCTCGCTGACGGACGTGCACGGCCCGTGCGGGCGGGTGCTCGCGGCGGTCGACGAGCTGATGGCCCGCTGA
- a CDS encoding glycosyltransferase 87 family protein, protein MPSTRGLSSATSRPLARLLPALAVVALLALALVIRLRFFPHESPDYVHYLSRWWGHLDREGFAGLGVVFADYAPPYLYLLYLGTLAPVGPLLGIKLISLAGDVLLAGSVFLLASRFVGRRWAALAAAGMLLAPGVVLNSAAWGQCDAIYTSFLVLSVLALTRERDAWAWVFFGMALAVKLQAVFLLPALGVVWLVRVRRSWWTPVLAPLVIAASWAPCLLAGRPLSSLLDVYRSQASSGLPLSYAPNVWYLVPRPPTPVAMTQWEHRALLVALVVVGGVCLLSLVVRRPWTPQRVVVLAAFSTLAVPTFLPHMRERYMYPGEILVLVAALALGRSRWWMPVLLFACSGLVYLDQLYPARLHRVIPGDVFLLGIEPVLAVVAVLAWDLVGRRRQDRPRERRQDRRQDMSALDTMSRAGA, encoded by the coding sequence ATGCCGAGCACGCGGGGGTTGTCGTCCGCCACGAGCCGTCCCCTCGCCCGGCTGCTGCCGGCCCTGGCCGTGGTGGCGCTGCTGGCCCTGGCGCTCGTCATACGGCTGCGCTTCTTCCCGCACGAGTCGCCGGACTACGTGCACTACCTGTCGCGGTGGTGGGGGCACCTGGACCGTGAGGGCTTCGCGGGTCTCGGGGTGGTCTTCGCCGACTATGCGCCGCCCTACCTCTACCTGCTCTACCTGGGCACCCTCGCGCCCGTCGGTCCGCTGCTCGGCATCAAGCTGATCTCGCTCGCGGGCGACGTGCTGCTGGCCGGGTCGGTCTTCCTCCTGGCGAGCCGTTTCGTGGGGCGCCGGTGGGCGGCCCTGGCCGCCGCCGGCATGCTCCTCGCGCCGGGCGTCGTCCTCAACTCGGCGGCCTGGGGGCAGTGCGACGCCATCTACACCAGCTTCCTGGTGCTGTCGGTGTTGGCGCTGACCCGCGAGCGCGACGCCTGGGCCTGGGTCTTCTTCGGTATGGCGCTCGCGGTCAAGCTGCAGGCGGTCTTCCTGCTGCCGGCGCTCGGCGTGGTGTGGCTGGTCCGGGTGCGGCGGTCCTGGTGGACGCCGGTGCTGGCACCGCTGGTGATCGCGGCGTCGTGGGCGCCGTGCCTGCTGGCCGGTCGGCCGCTGTCGTCCCTGCTCGACGTCTACCGGAGCCAGGCCTCGTCGGGGCTCCCGCTGTCCTACGCGCCCAACGTCTGGTACCTCGTCCCCCGGCCCCCGACGCCGGTCGCCATGACGCAGTGGGAGCACCGGGCGCTGCTCGTCGCGCTGGTCGTGGTCGGTGGGGTGTGCCTGCTCTCGCTGGTGGTGCGGCGCCCCTGGACGCCGCAGCGGGTCGTCGTGCTGGCCGCCTTCAGCACGCTCGCGGTGCCGACCTTCCTGCCGCACATGCGCGAGCGGTACATGTATCCCGGCGAGATCCTGGTGCTCGTCGCGGCGCTGGCGCTCGGGCGGTCCCGCTGGTGGATGCCCGTCCTGCTCTTCGCCTGCTCGGGGCTGGTCTACCTCGACCAGCTCTACCCGGCCCGGCTGCACCGGGTCATCCCCGGCGACGTCTTCCTGCTCGGCATCGAGCCGGTGCTGGCCGTCGTGGCCGTGCTCGCCTGGGACCTGGTCGGCCGCCGTCGTCAGGACCGTCCACGGGAGCGTCGTCAGGACCGTCGTCAGGACATGAGCGCGCTGGACACCATGAGCCGCGCCGGCGCCTGA
- a CDS encoding inositol-3-phosphate synthase, with product MPAVRVAVVGVGNCATSLIQGVHYYKDAKPEETVPGLMHVTFGDYHVGDVEFVAAFDVDDKKVGKDLSEAINASENNTITICEVPTLGVEVQRGHTLDGLGKYYRQTIDESSAEPVDVVQVLKDTQADVLVSYLPVGSEEADKFYAQCAIDAKVAFVNALPVFIASDPEWAAKFTEAGVPIIGDDIKSQVGATITHRVMAKLFEDRGVTLDRTYQLNVGGNMDFKNMLERERLESKKVSKTQAVTSNLHGSLAGKKEDRNVHIGPSDYVAWLDDRKWAYVRLEGRAFGDVPLNLEYKLEVWDSPNSAGIIIDAIRAAKIAKDRGIGGPLLSPAAYLMKSPPEQRPDDEGRARLEAFIVGAEPR from the coding sequence ATGCCTGCTGTGCGCGTCGCCGTCGTCGGCGTCGGCAACTGCGCGACGTCCCTGATCCAGGGCGTCCACTACTACAAGGACGCGAAGCCGGAGGAGACCGTCCCCGGGCTGATGCACGTGACCTTCGGCGACTACCACGTGGGTGACGTGGAGTTCGTCGCGGCGTTCGACGTCGACGACAAGAAGGTGGGCAAGGACCTGTCCGAGGCCATCAACGCCTCCGAGAACAACACGATCACGATCTGCGAGGTCCCCACGCTCGGCGTCGAGGTGCAGCGCGGCCACACCCTCGACGGGCTCGGCAAGTACTACCGCCAGACCATCGACGAGTCCTCGGCCGAGCCGGTCGACGTGGTCCAGGTCCTCAAGGACACCCAGGCGGACGTGCTGGTCTCCTACCTGCCCGTGGGCTCGGAGGAGGCCGACAAGTTCTACGCGCAGTGCGCGATCGACGCGAAGGTCGCCTTCGTCAACGCCCTGCCGGTCTTCATCGCCAGCGACCCCGAGTGGGCCGCAAAGTTCACCGAGGCCGGGGTCCCGATCATCGGCGACGACATCAAGTCGCAGGTCGGCGCCACGATCACCCACCGCGTGATGGCCAAGCTCTTCGAGGACCGCGGCGTAACGCTGGACCGCACCTACCAGCTCAACGTCGGCGGCAACATGGACTTCAAGAACATGCTCGAGCGCGAGCGCCTGGAGTCCAAGAAGGTCTCCAAGACCCAGGCCGTCACGTCCAACCTGCACGGCTCGCTGGCCGGCAAGAAGGAGGACCGCAACGTCCACATCGGGCCGTCCGACTACGTGGCGTGGCTGGACGACCGCAAGTGGGCCTACGTGCGGCTGGAGGGGCGGGCGTTCGGCGACGTGCCGCTCAACCTGGAGTACAAGCTCGAGGTGTGGGACTCCCCCAACTCGGCCGGCATCATCATCGACGCGATCCGGGCGGCCAAGATCGCCAAGGACCGCGGCATCGGCGGCCCGCTGCTGTCCCCCGCGGCCTACCTGATGAAGTCCCCGCCGGAGCAGCGCCCCGACGACGAGGGTCGCGCGCGGCTGGAGGCCTTCATCGTGGGCGCAGAGCCCCGCTGA
- a CDS encoding DegT/DnrJ/EryC1/StrS family aminotransferase — MADFIPPAKPLIGEEEIEAVTRVMRSGMIAQGPEVAAFEKEFSEHFGLGRASVAVNSGTSGQHIGLLSSGVKAGDEVIVPSFTFAATCNSVALTGATPVFADIDADDFCLSPAAVEATITERTVGIMPVHLYGHPAKMDQLVALADKHGLQIFEDAAQAHGASLHGKPVGTFGSFGMFSLYPTKNMTSGEGGMITVADPEIERRARLYRNQGMLQQYHNEVVGLNNRMTDIHAAIGRVQLTKVDAWTRQRQANAAFLSANLEGVTPPPVADGAVHVYHQYTVRVPEDRDGLAKALKEQYDIGSGMFYPVPNHQLKPFADRTDDAALPETMQAARECLSLPVHPSVDQAGLERIVAAVNALAKAGA; from the coding sequence ATGGCTGACTTCATTCCCCCCGCCAAGCCGCTCATCGGAGAGGAGGAGATCGAGGCGGTCACCCGCGTCATGCGCTCCGGCATGATCGCGCAGGGCCCCGAGGTCGCGGCCTTCGAGAAGGAGTTCTCCGAGCACTTCGGCCTCGGGCGCGCGTCCGTGGCCGTCAACTCCGGCACCTCCGGCCAGCACATCGGCCTGCTCTCCAGCGGCGTCAAGGCCGGCGACGAGGTCATCGTCCCGTCCTTCACCTTCGCCGCCACCTGCAACTCCGTCGCGCTGACCGGCGCGACCCCGGTCTTCGCCGACATCGACGCGGACGACTTCTGCCTCTCGCCGGCCGCGGTCGAGGCCACCATCACCGAGCGCACCGTCGGCATCATGCCGGTGCACCTCTACGGCCACCCCGCCAAGATGGACCAGCTCGTCGCCCTGGCCGACAAGCACGGCCTGCAGATCTTCGAGGACGCCGCGCAGGCCCACGGCGCCTCGCTGCACGGCAAGCCGGTCGGCACCTTTGGCTCCTTCGGGATGTTCTCGCTCTACCCCACCAAGAACATGACCTCGGGCGAGGGCGGCATGATCACCGTCGCCGACCCGGAGATCGAGCGGCGCGCCCGGCTCTACCGCAACCAGGGCATGCTGCAGCAGTACCACAACGAGGTCGTCGGGCTGAACAACCGTATGACGGACATCCACGCCGCCATCGGGCGCGTGCAGCTGACCAAGGTGGACGCCTGGACCAGGCAGCGTCAGGCCAACGCGGCCTTCCTCTCGGCCAACCTCGAGGGCGTCACCCCGCCGCCGGTCGCCGACGGCGCCGTGCACGTCTACCACCAGTACACCGTCCGCGTGCCCGAGGACCGCGACGGTCTGGCGAAGGCCCTCAAGGAGCAGTACGACATCGGCTCCGGCATGTTCTACCCCGTGCCCAACCACCAGCTGAAGCCCTTCGCCGACCGCACCGACGACGCCGCGCTGCCCGAGACCATGCAGGCCGCCCGCGAGTGCCTCTCGCTGCCGGTGCACCCCTCGGTGGACCAGGCCGGGCTCGAGCGGATCGTGGCGGCCGTCAACGCCCTCGCCAAGGCGGGTGCGTGA
- a CDS encoding acyltransferase, which produces MTREGVRIVDSADVADSAQIGPGSSIWHLAQVREDAVLGESCIVGRGAYVGTGVRMGNSCKLQNYALVYEPAVLEDGVFVGPAVVFTNDHYPRSISPDGTLKRGDDWEAVGVTCRQGASIGARSVCVAPVTIGRWALVAAGSVVVKDVPDFALVAGVPAKRLRWVGKAGVPLEPSGDHEFTCPQTGERYVQDGETLTEAPIETE; this is translated from the coding sequence ATGACCCGCGAGGGCGTACGCATCGTCGACTCGGCCGACGTGGCCGACTCCGCCCAGATCGGGCCCGGCTCGAGCATCTGGCACCTCGCCCAGGTGCGCGAGGACGCCGTGCTGGGTGAGAGCTGCATCGTCGGGCGGGGGGCGTATGTCGGCACCGGCGTCCGGATGGGCAACAGCTGCAAGCTGCAGAACTACGCGCTCGTCTACGAGCCCGCGGTGCTCGAGGACGGCGTCTTCGTCGGCCCGGCCGTGGTCTTCACCAACGACCACTACCCGCGGTCGATCTCGCCGGACGGGACCCTCAAGCGCGGCGACGACTGGGAGGCCGTGGGGGTGACCTGCCGCCAGGGCGCGTCCATCGGCGCGCGCAGCGTCTGCGTCGCCCCGGTGACCATCGGGCGCTGGGCCCTGGTCGCCGCGGGGTCGGTCGTCGTCAAGGACGTCCCGGACTTCGCCCTCGTCGCCGGGGTCCCCGCCAAGCGGCTGCGCTGGGTCGGCAAGGCCGGCGTGCCGCTCGAGCCGAGCGGCGACCACGAGTTCACCTGCCCCCAGACGGGCGAGAGGTATGTCCAGGACGGTGAGACCCTCACCGAGGCCCCGATCGAGACGGAGTAA
- a CDS encoding nucleotide sugar dehydrogenase has protein sequence MKITVVGLGKIGLPLAVQFARSGHTVVGADVSQRVVDLVTEGTEPFPGEAHLQDYLSEVVSAGWLSATTDTAAAVSDSDAVVVVVPLFVDEEARPDFGWMDSATDDIARGLRRERNTLVVYETTLPVGTTRTRWKPRLEQGSGLVEGEDFHLVFSPERVLTGRVFADLRKYPKLLGGLSEAGAQRAVEFYEQVLQFDERPDLERPNGVWDLGSAEAAEMAKLAETTYRDVNIGLANQFGRFAAAHGIDVYQVIDASNSQPYSHIHRPGIAVGGHCIPVYPRLYLWNDPDATVVRAAREANAAMPSYTVGLAAGAAGGSLAGKRVAVLGASYRGGVKETAFSGVFATVDALRQQGAEVLVEDPMYSDDELRGFGWEPYHVGDPADVVIVQADHKGYAALTAQDFPGVEVVVDGRRALDRSGFEGVRYLTVGTAETVGELPQTKEIR, from the coding sequence GTGAAGATCACCGTCGTCGGTCTGGGCAAGATCGGCCTCCCCCTCGCCGTCCAGTTCGCCAGGTCCGGTCACACGGTGGTGGGCGCCGACGTGTCGCAACGCGTCGTCGACCTCGTGACGGAGGGGACCGAGCCGTTCCCCGGCGAGGCGCACCTGCAGGATTACCTCTCGGAGGTCGTGTCGGCGGGCTGGCTGAGCGCCACGACGGACACCGCGGCCGCGGTGAGCGACTCCGACGCGGTGGTGGTCGTCGTGCCGCTCTTCGTCGACGAGGAGGCCCGCCCCGACTTCGGGTGGATGGACTCGGCCACCGACGACATCGCGCGGGGGCTGCGCCGCGAGCGCAACACCCTGGTGGTCTACGAGACCACGCTGCCGGTCGGCACCACCCGCACCCGGTGGAAGCCGCGGCTCGAGCAGGGGTCCGGGCTCGTCGAGGGCGAGGACTTCCACCTGGTCTTCTCCCCCGAGCGGGTCCTCACCGGCCGGGTCTTCGCGGACCTGCGCAAGTACCCCAAGCTGCTGGGCGGCCTGTCCGAGGCGGGGGCGCAGCGCGCCGTCGAGTTCTACGAGCAGGTGCTGCAGTTCGACGAGCGCCCGGACCTCGAGCGCCCCAACGGCGTCTGGGACCTGGGCTCCGCCGAGGCCGCCGAGATGGCCAAGCTGGCCGAGACGACCTACCGGGACGTCAACATCGGGCTGGCCAACCAGTTCGGGAGGTTCGCGGCGGCGCACGGGATCGACGTCTACCAGGTGATCGACGCCTCCAACAGCCAGCCCTACAGCCACATCCACCGGCCGGGCATCGCCGTCGGCGGCCACTGCATCCCGGTCTACCCGCGGCTCTACCTGTGGAACGACCCCGACGCCACCGTCGTGCGGGCCGCCCGGGAGGCCAACGCGGCCATGCCGTCCTACACCGTCGGGCTCGCCGCCGGTGCCGCGGGCGGCTCGCTGGCCGGCAAGCGGGTGGCCGTGCTCGGCGCCTCCTACCGGGGCGGCGTCAAGGAGACGGCCTTCTCCGGGGTCTTCGCCACCGTCGACGCACTGCGTCAGCAGGGCGCCGAGGTCCTCGTGGAGGACCCGATGTACTCCGACGACGAGCTGCGCGGCTTCGGCTGGGAGCCCTACCACGTGGGCGACCCCGCCGACGTCGTCATCGTGCAGGCGGACCACAAGGGCTACGCCGCCCTGACCGCGCAGGACTTCCCCGGCGTCGAGGTCGTCGTCGACGGCCGCCGCGCCCTGGACCGCTCCGGCTTCGAGGGCGTCCGCTACCTGACCGTGGGGACCGCCGAGACGGTCGGCGAGCTCCCGCAGACCAAGGAGATCCGATGA
- a CDS encoding lipopolysaccharide biosynthesis protein — MRHLPGLRQHLRPGLPLGEDSGQGLATQSVLSAVGMLAQGLVRFLYTVFIKWGFGAAGIVIVGQVNTHIAVAMFASVLVPLAASNAVAKQLARLKGSGQTEQMRDVVAYLGRVTWTAAVLIGIGSTAFVLWREDVPVVAAVLTGLLAIAFSIYTFTRGTLLGLGLLTRATLWDLLASVIAIVGIAALVLARATPWLLVPLVVCYATYALGSYAPLRGGSVPLELRQEIGAFMRISLIQTAATTGFLQGSQIAARHFGTDVTTGHFALALSLATPASLVARSLQVVLFPRMAHAHGRGDHAELARQTDQATRWLVLLCVVVYGTLILGTPTLLQIYGRDAYAAAPTLVILLLACLVQNMVVATTDNLMSREHRYNRIIRNVSVAGAVVGALTWALIGPHLGVEGVAYGYLVGICVTSLIPTAIVWRLDRQRWVGLAVRTGLALAALAAASAWIVTTRAGVLVQVAAVLVLLLGWGAASQRDVRSMLAMRRR; from the coding sequence GTGCGTCACCTACCCGGCCTCCGCCAGCACCTGCGCCCCGGGCTTCCGCTGGGGGAGGACTCGGGCCAGGGCCTGGCCACCCAGAGCGTGCTCAGCGCCGTCGGCATGCTCGCGCAGGGGCTGGTCCGGTTCCTCTACACCGTCTTCATCAAGTGGGGTTTCGGGGCCGCGGGCATCGTCATCGTCGGGCAGGTCAACACCCACATCGCGGTCGCGATGTTCGCGAGCGTCCTGGTCCCGCTCGCCGCGTCCAACGCCGTCGCCAAGCAGCTGGCGCGGCTGAAGGGCTCCGGGCAGACCGAGCAGATGCGCGACGTGGTCGCCTACCTCGGCCGCGTGACCTGGACCGCCGCCGTGCTCATCGGCATCGGCTCGACCGCCTTCGTGCTGTGGCGCGAGGACGTCCCGGTCGTCGCCGCCGTGCTGACGGGCCTCCTGGCCATCGCCTTCTCCATCTACACCTTCACCCGCGGCACCCTGCTCGGCCTGGGCCTGCTGACCCGCGCCACCCTCTGGGACCTGCTGGCCTCGGTCATCGCGATCGTTGGCATCGCCGCCCTGGTGCTGGCGCGGGCCACCCCCTGGCTGCTCGTGCCGCTGGTGGTCTGCTACGCGACCTACGCCCTCGGCAGCTATGCCCCGCTGCGCGGCGGGTCGGTGCCGCTGGAGCTGCGGCAGGAGATCGGTGCCTTCATGCGGATCTCGCTGATCCAGACCGCGGCGACCACGGGCTTCCTGCAGGGCTCGCAGATCGCCGCCCGGCACTTTGGCACCGACGTCACCACCGGCCACTTCGCCCTGGCGCTGTCGCTGGCCACGCCGGCCTCGCTGGTCGCGCGGTCGCTGCAGGTGGTCCTCTTCCCCCGGATGGCTCACGCCCACGGGCGCGGCGACCACGCCGAGCTCGCCCGGCAGACCGACCAGGCCACCCGGTGGCTGGTGCTGCTGTGCGTCGTCGTCTACGGCACCCTCATCCTCGGCACCCCCACCCTGCTGCAGATCTACGGCCGCGACGCCTACGCCGCCGCCCCCACCCTGGTCATCCTGCTGCTCGCCTGCCTCGTGCAGAACATGGTGGTCGCGACCACGGACAACCTCATGTCCCGCGAGCACCGCTACAACCGCATCATCCGCAACGTCTCGGTGGCCGGCGCGGTCGTCGGCGCGCTGACCTGGGCGCTCATCGGCCCTCACCTCGGCGTGGAGGGCGTCGCCTACGGCTACCTCGTGGGCATCTGCGTGACCTCGCTGATCCCGACCGCGATCGTCTGGCGCCTCGACCGTCAGCGCTGGGTGGGGCTGGCCGTGCGGACCGGCCTGGCGCTGGCCGCGCTCGCGGCCGCCTCGGCCTGGATCGTCACCACCCGGGCGGGGGTGCTCGTCCAGGTGGCGGCGGTGCTGGTGCTGCTGCTCGGCTGGGGCGCCGCGTCGCAGCGTGACGTCCGGTCCATGCTCGCGATGCGTCGACGCTGA
- a CDS encoding glycosyltransferase: protein MTSTAPRRRLRILAVTTWYPTPAAPVAGVFVRKDVHALAEDHDVLLVHLAPPAAFASAPAREQDGPVAVRRLEWDPRRPLTVVAALRALRRAERGADLVHTMAFSSLLPYAARRPAVPWVHTEHWSGLTAPESLVAPLRRVMPGLRHLLALPDVVVPVCEFLARPIRAVRSGRTEVIPCIVDQPASVPARRDTPGWDLVSVGGLVAGKDPATAVRALAELRARGHDATLTWVGGGPLRDQVEQLADELGVAAALTLTGPVTPAEVATHLDAADLFLLPTRFDNFCVSGAEALAHGRPVVIGAHGGQAEYVTPEVGTLVAEQTPGAYADAVEATRSRLRHASADEIAADVRTRFTTAAVRRACAATYDSLLGSPAAGRYRSAASVDVVIAIHTPDREIERAVASVLADDTPDTRALVVVHNTDVAPIEGRLREAGLVPSDRVVLVEHHDGIRSPAGPFTAGLAASDAAHVAVMGSDDFLRPGALAAWLGHATAGAEAVIARVEHQAGGLVRTPPTRLGRRHRRLDLVRDRLAYRTAPLGLLSAAMLERVGATFLAGVATAEDLDFGLRVWHGAQGIVYAGDDPAYVVGADAPTRVTMTVRPVADDLAAALALVADPWFQGLPVARRRAVVVKVLRIHVFGAVVNRVATTWTAAERDSLAACARTIVAGAPTATSAFSRAEQALWDAIVDPSVPDDQLVARSQARLRHGRPDTVLTADPLRVLDRQAPARLMVSSALMS from the coding sequence ATGACGAGCACCGCCCCGCGACGCCGGCTCCGCATCCTCGCCGTCACGACGTGGTACCCCACGCCGGCAGCCCCCGTCGCCGGGGTCTTCGTCCGCAAGGACGTGCACGCCCTCGCCGAGGACCACGACGTCTTGCTCGTGCACCTCGCCCCGCCCGCCGCCTTCGCGTCCGCCCCGGCCCGGGAGCAGGACGGCCCGGTGGCCGTGCGCCGCCTCGAGTGGGACCCGCGCCGCCCCCTCACGGTCGTGGCCGCGCTGCGGGCGCTGCGACGCGCGGAGCGTGGGGCCGACCTGGTGCACACCATGGCCTTCTCCAGCCTGCTGCCGTATGCCGCCCGCCGTCCCGCCGTCCCGTGGGTCCACACCGAGCACTGGTCCGGCCTCACCGCCCCCGAGAGCCTCGTGGCCCCGCTGCGCCGCGTCATGCCGGGGCTGCGGCACCTGCTGGCGCTGCCCGACGTCGTGGTGCCCGTCTGCGAGTTCCTCGCCCGCCCGATCCGCGCGGTGCGCAGCGGCCGGACCGAGGTCATCCCCTGCATCGTCGACCAGCCGGCGAGCGTGCCGGCCCGCCGGGACACCCCGGGCTGGGACCTCGTCTCGGTGGGTGGCCTCGTGGCCGGCAAGGACCCCGCGACGGCCGTCCGGGCGCTCGCCGAGCTGCGGGCGCGCGGCCACGACGCCACGCTGACCTGGGTCGGCGGCGGCCCGCTCCGCGACCAGGTGGAGCAGCTGGCCGACGAGCTCGGGGTCGCCGCGGCCCTCACGCTCACCGGACCCGTCACCCCCGCGGAGGTGGCCACCCACCTCGACGCCGCGGACCTCTTCCTGCTCCCGACGCGCTTCGACAACTTCTGCGTCTCCGGCGCCGAGGCGCTCGCCCACGGCCGGCCCGTCGTGATCGGCGCCCACGGCGGCCAGGCGGAGTACGTCACCCCCGAGGTGGGCACGCTCGTCGCCGAGCAGACCCCCGGCGCGTATGCCGACGCCGTCGAGGCCACGCGGTCCCGCCTCCGGCACGCCTCGGCCGACGAGATCGCCGCCGACGTGCGGACGAGGTTCACGACCGCGGCGGTGCGTCGCGCCTGCGCGGCGACCTACGACTCGCTGCTGGGCTCCCCGGCCGCCGGGCGCTACCGCAGCGCGGCGAGCGTCGACGTGGTGATCGCCATACACACCCCTGACCGGGAGATCGAGCGCGCCGTCGCGTCCGTGCTGGCCGACGACACCCCCGACACCCGCGCGCTCGTCGTGGTGCACAACACCGACGTGGCGCCCATCGAGGGAAGGCTGCGGGAGGCCGGCCTGGTGCCGTCCGACCGGGTGGTCCTGGTGGAGCACCACGACGGGATCCGCAGCCCCGCAGGGCCGTTCACGGCCGGTCTGGCGGCGAGCGACGCCGCCCACGTCGCCGTGATGGGGTCCGACGACTTCCTGCGGCCGGGGGCGCTCGCGGCGTGGCTGGGGCACGCGACCGCGGGGGCCGAGGCCGTGATCGCCCGGGTCGAGCACCAGGCGGGTGGGCTGGTCCGCACGCCGCCCACCCGGCTCGGCCGGCGGCACCGGCGTCTGGACCTGGTGCGGGACCGCCTGGCCTACCGCACCGCCCCCCTCGGTCTGCTCAGCGCTGCCATGCTGGAGCGGGTCGGCGCCACCTTCCTCGCGGGCGTGGCGACCGCGGAGGACCTCGACTTCGGGCTGCGGGTCTGGCACGGGGCCCAGGGCATCGTCTACGCCGGGGACGACCCCGCCTACGTCGTCGGCGCCGACGCACCGACCCGGGTGACGATGACGGTGCGGCCGGTCGCGGACGACCTCGCGGCGGCGCTGGCGCTGGTCGCGGACCCGTGGTTCCAGGGGTTGCCGGTCGCCAGGCGCCGGGCCGTCGTGGTCAAGGTGCTGCGGATCCACGTCTTCGGTGCCGTGGTCAACCGGGTCGCCACGACGTGGACGGCTGCCGAGCGGGACTCGCTCGCGGCGTGCGCCCGCACGATCGTCGCCGGCGCCCCCACGGCCACCTCGGCATTCTCCCGCGCCGAGCAGGCGCTCTGGGACGCGATCGTGGACCCGTCCGTGCCGGACGACCAGCTGGTCGCGCGCTCCCAGGCCCGGCTGCGCCACGGGCGCCCCGACACCGTGCTCACGGCCGACCCGCTGCGGGTGCTGGACCGTCAGGCGCCGGCGCGGCTCATGGTGTCCAGCGCGCTCATGTCCTGA